In Bacillota bacterium, the sequence CCATGGAATGCGGCAGAAAATTATCATTATCGGCGTACTGCTTCATGATCCAGCTGTTTGGATTTTAGATGAGCCCATGACAGGTCTTGACCCCCGCTCATCGTTTCTGTTAAAAGAAATGATGAGGGAGCATGTCAACAAGAATAAAACACTATTTTTCTCCACCCATGTGCTGGATGTGGCAGAAAAACTCTGCGATCGAATTGCGATTATTAATCGCGGTAAAATCCTGTTCACAGGCGATATGACTGAGATGCGTGAGCATTTCCGGAAAAATGATTCCCTTGAGAAATTCTTCTTGGAGTTGACCGATAATGAGGAATAAGACGTTTGTGTTAACAAAAGTTTTATTAAAAAACGGCGGCGGTATCGATTTTGGTTTTAAGAGGGGCAGCAAATGGTCCTGGGTTTTAATGGCAGCGTTCTTCCTCGTTTTTATCCCGATTGCTCTCTTTGCTTTTTTAGAATTGATCGGTTTACTTTACCAAGGGTTAGCTGTAATTGGTCAGGAAAGCGTAATTATTAGTTGGGGCTTGGCGATAAGTTCCCTGATCATTTTCATCTTCGGGATCTTTCATATTCTCAGCACTTTTTACTTTGCAAATGATGTTGAAAACTTTCTGCCTCTGCCGGTAAAGCCGCGGGAGATTGTGGGCGCCAAGTTTTTCACAGTAGTACTGTATGAATATTTGTTAGTCGGATTTGTATTTCTGCCGATTCTTGTTTACTATGGTATTCAGCAAAAAGCTGGTATACTTTTCTATCTGTACGGCTTAATCATTACAGTATTTCTGCCAATTGTGCCCTTGGTGCTGGCGGCATTCTTGGTGATGCTGGTGATGCGGGTTACTAATCTGGGACGCTACCGGGAAATGCTCAAGATTGGGGGAGGTCTGCTGAGTTTTGCTCTTGGTGTGAGCATTAACTTTTTTCTGCAGCGATTTGATACAATTACACCAGAAATGCTGCAGCAGATGATTCTTGATGACAGAAATGCTCTCTCGATGCTTCAGACCAGGCTGTTTCCCAGTGTGCAGTGGGCGTTGAAATCGCTGATCAATTTCGAAATTGCCAGCGGTTTGACTAATCTGCTGATATTTGCCGCTCTGTCAGCGGCCGCGTTTTTAGTGCTGCTGTTTTTCGCGGAGCTGATCTATTTTAAAGGTGTAATTGGGATCTCTGAATCGGGCTCACGGCGCCACCGCATCAAAGCTGACCAGGTTGGCGGGCTCGTTAAACAGCGGACACCGATCCTATCTTATCTTTTATTGGAGATGAAGATTTTAATCCGCACGCCGATCTATTTTCTCAACTGTGTGGTAATAAATTTTGTCTGGCCGCTATTTTTAATTATGGGACTGTTCTTTTCTTCCAATGAAGCCGAAGTTGGTTTTGTTGAGAGACTTGGAACGCTTTCCGGCATTCTTCAGGAACCAGAAATAGCGGGCATAGTCTTTGGTGTTGTATTGGGAATAGCGGCCATTCTCGGCGGGAGCAATGGTATTACAGCTACCGCTATTTCTCGGGAAGGGCAGCAGTTATATGTTAAGCATATCCCGATGCGTTATCAAGAACAGTTGATCGCTAAGCTTTTATCGGGGGTAGTGTTCAGCTACGCCGGATTTCTTCTCATGGTTATACCAGCAGCGGTGCTGATCAAAGCTCCGGTTTATTTTACGATTTTGGTTCTAGCCGCCAGTTTTGCTGCCATGCTTTTAACCGGTATGATGGGGCTGATGATAGATCTGCTCAATCCTAAGCTGGATTGGGACACTGAGCAGATGGCAGTTAAGCAGAATATGAATTTACTGTATAATATGCTGGCTAGTATGGTGATAGGATTTGGCCTGATTGCTTTAACCTTTATGCTGAGATTAGAAATAGCGGCCGCTGCAGTACTATTTTCAGGAATTGTAATCCTAGGTTGTGCTGGAATGTACTATTTGATGAAAACCTACGGAACGGTTAGATTTCGCGAGCTTGAAGGATGAATTTGATGCTGTCTATTCCAATAATCTATGAGGACAACCATTTATTGGTGGTGGAGAAACCGGTTAATGTGCTGTCTCAGGCAGATCGCACTGGTGATCCCGATATGCTGACTTTGTTGAAGCAGGATCTAAAGGAGCGCTACAATAAACCGGGGAATGTGTATCTTGGCTTAGTGCACCGCCTTGACCGCCCGGTGGGAGGTGTGATGGTTTTTGCCAAGACTTCGAAGGCAGCCGGACGCCTTTCCAAGCAGTTTGTTGATGGAAGTTTTGAGAAGATCTACCTGGCCGTTGTTCACGGCAGACCTAAAAAATCTGCTGGACAGCTTGTCCATTATTTAAAGAAAGATAGAGAACTTAATAAGGTTGCGGCGAGTGCTGGAGAGGTTTCCGGCAGCAGAAAAGCTGTTTTGAATTACCAGGTGCTGGAAAGCCAAAAGGGATGCAGTCTTGTGCGGATAGAGCTGATAACCGGACGCCCGCATCAGATTCGTGCGCAGTTTGCAGCCGAGGGTACTCCGTTGATTGGAGACCAGAAGTACGGCATTCCGACTAAAGATCATGTTCAAATCGCTTTGTGGTCTTGTCAGGTGGGGTTCAGCCATCCAACATTAAAAGAATGGATGACCTTTAAGCTTCTGCCTCCGACCAGGCTGTATCCGTGGAATCAATTTAATTGGGATTACTAAATGGTGGTGTGACTATGAAAGTTTATCAGAAACCGGTAATTGTAGTAAGCAGATGCTTGAGTTTTGACGCCTGCCGCTATGATGGAGCTCGGATCGAGGCAGATTTTATCCAGGAACTAGAACCTTTTGTAGAATTTATTCCTGTCTGTCCGGAAGTGGGAATAGGGCTCTCTGTTCCCAGGGACCCGATCTGCATCTATAAGACCGATCAGGGTTTACGATTAATCCAGCCCTCCACAGATCGGGATTTGACAGATGAGATGATTGGTTTTGCCGAAGGCTTTCTGGAAGATTTGGAGCATGTGGATGGATTTATCCTCAAAAGCCGCTCTCCTTCCTGCGGAATAGAGGACTGTAAGCTCTTTGCTGTCGACTCGCCCGAAGAGCCCATTGGAAGTATCAGCGGTTTTTTCGCAGCTGAGGTATTAAAGAAATACCCTAGATGCAGAGTAATCTCGGAAAAGGACATGCTTGATCCGGAGCTGAGGCAGGCTTTTCTTCAGGAAATTCTTACTGCAGTGCGGGAGCGGGCTGTAAAGCCTGTGGAATAGATTGGATTAGAGAAAATCGAATCTTTTTCTGGCTTTATGTAAAGGATGGGATAGAGGACGCCCGTCTTTTTTTTTGTTTGCCAATTTTCTCTAATAAATTTTACCAATTTGGGTAATGCTCTATCTGAAGATGGTTTTAGGTGGTGGTGTGAGTGAGAATACTGGTCTTGTCTTGGGAATACCCGCCTAAGATTGTAGGCGGGCTGGCCCGCGCAGTTGCTGATTTATCCGAGGCAATGGCTGCTCGGGGCCATGATGTCTGCGTGATTTCCGGCGATTATCCTCAGGGAAGCAGCTCTGAGTTTCGGGAAGGGGTAAGGGTAGAGCGAGTGAACACAGAGCACCCACAGCCGCTGAATTTTCTTGATTCAGTTTTTTATTTTAATTACCAAGTGATCGAACGTGCTCTTAAACTGTGGTCTAGTGGTTGGCACTGGGATGTGGTGCATGCCCATGACTGGTTGGTTGGGCACGCCGCCAAAGTGCTAAAACATGGGTTTGGCTGTCCAATGATCGCCACAATCCATGCGACAGAGTGGGGGCGCAATAATGGACTGCACAATGATCTGCAGCGGCATATCAGCGATGTGGAGTGGTGGCTGACCTACGAAGCCTATGCCGTCATCTGCTGCAGCTTTTATATGTGCGGAGAGCTTCAGCGCATATTCCAAGTGCCCCAGGATAAAATAATGGTTATACCCAATGGCGTCAAGGCGGACAAATTCACCAGCACTGTGAAAGATTTGACAGCTTTTAGAAGTAAATATGCCAGTCCAGAAGAGAGAATTGTTTTTTTTATAGGGCGGCTGGTCTACGAGAAAGGGGTACAGGTGCTGTTGGACGCTGTGCCTAAGGTGCTGGCGCGGATACCTGATGCCAAGTTTATTGTTGCTGGTGCAGGACCAAATGAAAAAGAACTCCGGCACAGGGCGGCAGCGATGGGTGCAGCTGACAGAGTTATTTTTGTCGGATTTGTAGATGATCAGATTAGAAACAGCTTTTACCGCATAGCGAATGCAGCGGTTTTTCCCAGTTTATATGAGCCTTTCGGAATTGTGGCTTTGGAAGCTATGGCAGCTGGTACACCGGTGGTGGTAAGCGATATTGGAGGTTTTGCCGAAATCGTACAGCACGGAAAAAATGGTTTAACCACCTACGTGGGCAACAGCCAGTCTTTGGCAGATAATATTGTGGCTATCCTGGACGCTCCTGCCTTAGCCAAGAAGCTGCGGGATCAGGCCTATGAAGATGTTACCACCAAGTATCAGTGGAGTAGAATTGCTGAGCAGACAGAGGAGGTGTTTAACCAAGTCATCAGCCGCAGCGCGTTGGAGGATGGGCGGGATTTCAACTCCAGGATGGCTAACTTGCCTCGCTATGATCGCTATCAGCAGACAGGCGATTATCTGGACCTTATCATAGCTAAGTCAGCGCAGAGAAGACTGAGGAGGGACAAAGAATGAAAGCGGTTATTATGGCCGGGGGCGAGGGTACACGGCTGCGCCCGCTGACATGCACCATGCCCAAGCCGATGGTTCCTGTCGTCAATAAACCGATGATGGAACATATTCTTGATCTGCTGAAGAAGCACGATTTTCATGAGATCGCCAGCACCTTATGGTACATGCCGGAGGTAATTCAAGATTATTTTGGGGATGGCAGCAATTATAATGTTTCTATCGAATATTTCATTGAACCCAAACAATTGGGGACAGCCGGGAGTGTTAAGAATGCGGAGAGCTTCCTTGATGAAACCTTCATTGTTGTCAGCGGTGACTGCCTGACAGATATCAATCTCCAATTCGCTGTTGATTTTCACCGTCGAAAAGGCGCCTTAGTAACCATAGTATTGACTGAGGTACCCAATCCTCTCAGCTACGGGGTAGTTATTACTGATGAGAAGGGCAGGATCGTTCGGTTTGTAGAAAAACCCTCCTGGAGTGAGGTTTTCAGCGACACAGTTAATACCGGAATCTATATTATAGAACCGGAAGCGCTTACCCAAATTCCTAAGAATGAAAAATTTGATTTCAGCCAGGACTTATTTCCTAAATTGCTTGAGCAAGGGGCTCCGCTGTATGGCTATACAGCGGATGGCTACTGGTCCGATGTGGGCGGCTTAGAAGCCTACCGCCAAGCTCAGTATGACTGCTTGTCAGGTCAGGTTAAGATTGAACTGCCGGAAGCGCAAAGCAGCAGTATTTGGATCGATATTGATGCTGATATTGCCGATGATGTCCAGATTACCGGACCTGTTTACATCGGAAAGGATGCAAAAATAACGTCGGGCTGTTGCATCGGCCCGTACACTGTGATCAGCAGCTGCTGTCAGCTTGATCCCGGTGCGGATATTAAACGAAGTGTGCTGTGGCCGCATGTAAAGGTGGGCGCAGACTCCCAGCTGCGAGGTGCAGTTTTAGCAAGTAATGCATGTGTTGGAGCAAAGACGCAAGTCTACGAAGGGTCGATAGTGGGAGAGAAATCGATCATAGGCTCAAGAACGATAATTGAACCAAATGTTAAAATCTGGCCCCACAAACAAATTGCCGCTGGTTCTCGTCTGAGCGACAGTGTGGTTTGGGGCAGTCACAGCGAATCAACTCTATTTACCAAAGATGGCATCAAAGGGGATATCCGCACATCCTTGACTCCAGAGAAGATTGTGCGGTTCGGATTGGCTTATGGAGCCTTTGTCGGTAGAGGTGGAGCAGTACTTGTCAGCAGCGATGGCAGTGAGCTTGGACGGGTTGCAAAACGAGCCCTTATTTCCGGCTTGCTGGCTGCCGGAATTAATGTCTATGATACCGGCAGCGTTCACGGTATTCTTGCGCGCTTCGGTGTCAGCTATATCAAAGTGGATGGCGGTCTCCACTGCCGGACATTGGTCGAACAGGAAAACTCAGTAAACATTATCTGCTGGGACCAGCATGGATACTGGCTGTCTAAGGATGAGCAGCGCAGAATTGAGAATCTTTTCTTGCGTGAGGATTTCCCACGCGTCGGCGCTGCCGAAATTGGAGCTTTGGCGTATGTCCCCAAATTGGCCGAGCAGTATATTGCGAGTGCAGCAAAACTATACGCCCCTTATCTACAGGGTTTTCGATTAAAGATCTCTGGGGATGAGCAGGAACTGGCAGATCTGGCTGGGCAGTTTTTAACCAGGGCAGGATGCAGCATAGTTCGCGATGACCCAGAGCTTATAATTCGGATAGCAGATCAGCAGTGGGAAATAGCTGATCCCAGCGGCAGCGCATTAACAGATGATCAGTGGTGGGAGCTGTTTATCTATAACCAAAAGCTTAAAAGTCAAGACCGGGTTGCTGTGCCAGTTCATGTTTCCAACCATGTGGCGAAAACAGCCAAACAGCAGAATATGGAAGTTGTCTGGACTAAAACTGACCCGAGAGTGTGGATGGAAATTGCTTCAGAGCTTGGCAATGTTCGGGTAGACCCTGAAAGCGAAATAGAGTATTTTCCTTTTATTGATCCGCTAGTCAGCATCGGTGAAGCTTTAAGTTACTTAAGACAAACTGGTACAACCCTTGATGAGATTCGTTTTGAAAGTACCCAAAACCGTGCTTATAAAACGGTCTACTGCCCATGGGAGAGTAAAGGCAGAGTTATGCGGAGCATGATTTCGGCGGCCGATCTTGAAACGGCTGAGTTTTTGGATGGTATTCGATATTACCTTGACAGCGGCTGGGCGCTGGTGGTACCAGACGGTGATGAACCCCTATTTCATGTTTTTTGTGAAGCTCAAACCAGCGAAGAGGCGGACGCCCTAGCCCAGGTCTATGCTGACCAGATTGAAAACTTTCTTTTAGGAGGGGAAGCATAATTGAGCATATTACAACCATCCGGATTTACGCCTCCTATACCTGATGCATATGGAACACCTTATTTGGTGTGCTTGGTTAAGAATGTACATTGGGTCTACGTCTTCTGGGAACTTACTGATGACCTTCTGAACAAGGCTCGACAGGATTTAGGGGAGGATCCTTCTGCGCGCATAGTCCTCAGAGTTTGGATGGGAGAAGCATTTGAACGGCAGGTTGTCTGCGATCTGCCTCTTGAAGCGAATCTGGGAGCGCAGTATGTCCATCTGCCGCAACCGGGCAGTGCTTATCAGATGGAAATCCTGCTGGTGGGCTCTCAGGGATCGGTTTCGCTTCTAGCTTCCAATTTTGTAGTTACACCCTTTGGCGGAGTATGCGCTGTCGAGGATGAAAACTGGGCAAGCATTGAGGACTTGTACACCCAGTACGCATTTAAAGCGGCGGGAGAGCAGTTAAGCTCGCCCCAGCTTTGGCATATTTCCAGTCAGATGTACAAGCCGCCTCAACCCGCTGACGAACTAGAGTTAATCGTTGATACAGAACTGGTTATTTATGGAAAAACAGCGCCCGATGCGGTGGTCTTTATTCAGGGTGAGGCTGTGCCTACCAATCCTGACGGATCGTTTACCGTAAGATACGCGTTGCCTGAAGGCTGCACAATCTTTCCTATCAAGGCAGTCAGCAGAGATGGTAAGCAAAAACAAACAATCGTGCCGCTGATAACGAAGGAAACATATTAAAAGGGGAATTACACGAATGAAGCAGGCAAAAGGAATTCTTGCGATCATACTCCACGCCCATCTGCCGTTTGTCCGGCATCCGGAGAGAGAAAAGACCCTCGAGGAATTATGGCTGTTTGAAGCGATCACAGAAACATACCTACCGCTTTTGTCCATGTTTGAACGGCTGGTTGGGGAGCAGGTGCCTTTTAAGCTGACTATGTCGATTACTCCTACGCTAGGTTCAATGCTCCGGGATCCGCTTTTAATCGAGCGCTACATCAAGCATCTCAATAGTTTAA encodes:
- a CDS encoding NTP transferase domain-containing protein, translating into MKAVIMAGGEGTRLRPLTCTMPKPMVPVVNKPMMEHILDLLKKHDFHEIASTLWYMPEVIQDYFGDGSNYNVSIEYFIEPKQLGTAGSVKNAESFLDETFIVVSGDCLTDINLQFAVDFHRRKGALVTIVLTEVPNPLSYGVVITDEKGRIVRFVEKPSWSEVFSDTVNTGIYIIEPEALTQIPKNEKFDFSQDLFPKLLEQGAPLYGYTADGYWSDVGGLEAYRQAQYDCLSGQVKIELPEAQSSSIWIDIDADIADDVQITGPVYIGKDAKITSGCCIGPYTVISSCCQLDPGADIKRSVLWPHVKVGADSQLRGAVLASNACVGAKTQVYEGSIVGEKSIIGSRTIIEPNVKIWPHKQIAAGSRLSDSVVWGSHSESTLFTKDGIKGDIRTSLTPEKIVRFGLAYGAFVGRGGAVLVSSDGSELGRVAKRALISGLLAAGINVYDTGSVHGILARFGVSYIKVDGGLHCRTLVEQENSVNIICWDQHGYWLSKDEQRRIENLFLREDFPRVGAAEIGALAYVPKLAEQYIASAAKLYAPYLQGFRLKISGDEQELADLAGQFLTRAGCSIVRDDPELIIRIADQQWEIADPSGSALTDDQWWELFIYNQKLKSQDRVAVPVHVSNHVAKTAKQQNMEVVWTKTDPRVWMEIASELGNVRVDPESEIEYFPFIDPLVSIGEALSYLRQTGTTLDEIRFESTQNRAYKTVYCPWESKGRVMRSMISAADLETAEFLDGIRYYLDSGWALVVPDGDEPLFHVFCEAQTSEEADALAQVYADQIENFLLGGEA
- a CDS encoding glycosyltransferase family 4 protein gives rise to the protein MRILVLSWEYPPKIVGGLARAVADLSEAMAARGHDVCVISGDYPQGSSSEFREGVRVERVNTEHPQPLNFLDSVFYFNYQVIERALKLWSSGWHWDVVHAHDWLVGHAAKVLKHGFGCPMIATIHATEWGRNNGLHNDLQRHISDVEWWLTYEAYAVICCSFYMCGELQRIFQVPQDKIMVIPNGVKADKFTSTVKDLTAFRSKYASPEERIVFFIGRLVYEKGVQVLLDAVPKVLARIPDAKFIVAGAGPNEKELRHRAAAMGAADRVIFVGFVDDQIRNSFYRIANAAVFPSLYEPFGIVALEAMAAGTPVVVSDIGGFAEIVQHGKNGLTTYVGNSQSLADNIVAILDAPALAKKLRDQAYEDVTTKYQWSRIAEQTEEVFNQVISRSALEDGRDFNSRMANLPRYDRYQQTGDYLDLIIAKSAQRRLRRDKE
- a CDS encoding DUF523 domain-containing protein yields the protein MKVYQKPVIVVSRCLSFDACRYDGARIEADFIQELEPFVEFIPVCPEVGIGLSVPRDPICIYKTDQGLRLIQPSTDRDLTDEMIGFAEGFLEDLEHVDGFILKSRSPSCGIEDCKLFAVDSPEEPIGSISGFFAAEVLKKYPRCRVISEKDMLDPELRQAFLQEILTAVRERAVKPVE
- a CDS encoding DUF4912 domain-containing protein; this translates as MSILQPSGFTPPIPDAYGTPYLVCLVKNVHWVYVFWELTDDLLNKARQDLGEDPSARIVLRVWMGEAFERQVVCDLPLEANLGAQYVHLPQPGSAYQMEILLVGSQGSVSLLASNFVVTPFGGVCAVEDENWASIEDLYTQYAFKAAGEQLSSPQLWHISSQMYKPPQPADELELIVDTELVIYGKTAPDAVVFIQGEAVPTNPDGSFTVRYALPEGCTIFPIKAVSRDGKQKQTIVPLITKETY
- a CDS encoding RNA pseudouridine synthase produces the protein MLSIPIIYEDNHLLVVEKPVNVLSQADRTGDPDMLTLLKQDLKERYNKPGNVYLGLVHRLDRPVGGVMVFAKTSKAAGRLSKQFVDGSFEKIYLAVVHGRPKKSAGQLVHYLKKDRELNKVAASAGEVSGSRKAVLNYQVLESQKGCSLVRIELITGRPHQIRAQFAAEGTPLIGDQKYGIPTKDHVQIALWSCQVGFSHPTLKEWMTFKLLPPTRLYPWNQFNWDY